The window GACCGCGGCGACCGGGGCGCGTTTGTCGGCCAGGAAGACCTCTTTGGCCGCGGCCAGGATCGTCACGTCGTTGCGTGCGGCCTGGCGGGCTCGGCCGGACGTCGGGCTCGTCATGCCGTCGACTATAGCGGAGCGGAATACTCTGTTCCGCATCCGGCCTCGATCTGTTACGGTCGAACGGAACGAAGCATTCCGTTCCTTCCGGAAAGAGGAAACCGGCATGACCGCGATTCGCCCCTTCCGCATCGACATCTCCGACACCGACCTCGAGGACCTGCGTGACCGGCTGGGCCGTACCCGCTGGACCCCCGAGATTCCCGGCCAGGGCTGGCAGCGCGGTGTCCCCGTCGACTACCTGCGCGGCCTGGCCGCCTACTGGGCGGGCGAGTTCGACTGGCGTGCGGCCGAGGCCCGGCTCAACGCGCTCCCCCAGTTCCTCACCGAGGTGGACGGGCAGACACTGCACTTCGCGCACGTCCGCGCCGCCGACCCGACGGCCACTCCGCTCCTGATCACCCATGACTGGCCCGCCTCGTTCGCCGTCTACCTACCCGTGGTCGAGGCACTGCGTGAGCACTTCCACCTCGTGCTGATGAGTAATCCGGGCGTCGGCTACTCCGGCCCGCTGACCACAGCCGGCTGGACGACGTCGCGGACCGCTGCGGCGTTCCACGAGGTCATGGCCCGCCTGGGCTACGAGCGGTATGGCGTTCAGGGCACCGGCGGAGGAGCCGCCACCGCCGTCGAGATGGGCCGTCAGCAGCCCGGCAAGGTGATCGGCGTGCACGTCAACGGGCACATCACCTTCCCCTCCGACGACCCGTCCGACTTCGCCGATCTCACCGAGGCCGAGCAGGGCCGCCTGGGCCGGCTGCAGGAGTTCCGCGACGACAAGATGGGCTTCAACGTCATCCAGTCGACCCGGCCGCAGACCCTGGCGCACGGTCTGCACGACTCGCCCGCCGGCCAGCTCGCCTGGATCATCGAGAAGTTCAAGGAGTGGACCGATCCGGCCGCAGACCTGCCCGAGGATGCCGTCGACCGCGATCTGCTGCTGACCAACGTCAGCCTGTACTGGTTCACCGGGACGGCCGGGTCCTCCGCCAACCTCTACTGGGAGATGGCACACGACCCGGCCGCGTGGGCGCCGAAGCCGAAGTCCACGGTTCCACTGGGCGTGGCGCTCGGCGTCACCGACGTGACGATCCGGCGTTTCGCCGAACGGGACGCGCCCGTCACCCATTGGACGGAGTTGCCGGCGGGCGGCAACTTCCTCTCCGCCGAGCAGCCCAAGCTCTTCAGCGACGACGTACGGGACTTCTTCGGTGCGCTCTGACCAGGCTTCGTCTGCGCTGCCGGGTCTCCTCAGGAGCACCCGGCCCGCGCGGGGCTCTGCCCACCGACCGGCGCTCCGCCGCGGTGAAGCCCAGGAGCACCCGGCCCGCGCGGGGCTCTGGCTACCTATCCGTCGGAGAGCGCGGCGCCGAAGACGATGGTGACGCTGAACGTGGCACCGTCCACCTGGTAGGCGTAGCAACCCGGTCCGGCAACCGTCGTCGTCGCGGGCAGATCGTTGTTCTCCCTGGTCAGATAGGCGTAATGGCCGCCGTCGCGTTCCTCGCCGACGTAGGAGAAGGTTGCGGCGGCCGTTCCAGGGGCATCGATGCGCGCGGCCCGCACCAGGACCGGACCGGAATAGCCGACGCCGATCCAGCGGACCTTCTTCTCGTAGGTTCCGTCCGGCCGGCGGTCGTCGGTCCGCAACTCCAGGACGGCGCCGCCGCGGAAGTAGTCGGCGATCGGGTAGAGCGGGCCGTCGCCGAGCACCCGACCGGCCTCGCCCGGACCGGACCAAGGGCTCGGTGTGGCGACCGGGCACGGGGCACCGGCCGCCACTGCGGGCAGCCGTAACGGTGGGACGACGAGTGAGGCGGAAGCCGACGGCGCGGGTGGATCCGGTGGCCCGGGCTGCGGGCTCTCACATCCGGCGACGCACAGCAGCAGCGTGGCAGCGATGGCAGTCGTCCGGCGTGCACGCGGCATGTCCGCAGTATTCGTCAATGTCTCGCAAGAACGCGACCCCGCAACCGGCGGGGCGACACCGGGAAGTCAGACCGCACTCGGAGGAAGGGCCGTCAGGTCGGAGCGGAATGCCGGCGGGCGGGTCAGGTGGCGTAGATGATGGATCGCTTCGGTCAGGTCGGTGAACGTGGCGGCCGGCAGCAAGTGGTCGCAGAACGGGAGGGCTGCGGCCATGGCTCCCACCCTCGGGGCCCAGCCTGGTGTGCCGGCTCGGGGGTTCAGCCAGAGGATGCTGTGGGCGCGGCGGCGCAGGCGGGTCATCGCGGCGGTCATCGCTTCCGGAGGGTCGCTGTCCCAGCCGTCGGAGGCCACGATGACCACCCCGCCGCGGACTGTGTCGCCATGGTGGGAGTCGAGGAGGGTGGCGATGTTCGTGGCGATCCGGGTGCCGCCGAAACGGTCGTCCACGGCAGCGCCGGCCTGGTCGACGGCCTCCCGTGGGGAGGTGTGCCGCAGCGGGACGGTGAGCCGGGTCAGGCGGGTGGCGAAAGCGAACACCTCGGCGTCGGCGACTGTCGTGAAAGCCCGCATCAGCTGGAGATACGCGGCGGCCTGGGCGCGCATCGACTCGCTGACATCACAGAGCATCACGACCCTGCGGGGTTTCGGCAGCGGTCGTTCGCGGACCACGGTGATCGCCTCCCAGCCGGTCCGGCGGGCGCGGGCGATGGTGGCGCGCAGCGCCACCCGGCGGCCGGCCGGGTCAGCCCGGTGGCGGCGGCCACGGCGGTGTGGCCAGTCGGTGAGGGCGGCCCGCAACGCAGCGCCCAATGCCTCGGTCTGGGGCTGGTCGAGGTCCTCGAACGGGACCGCGGCCAGGGCGGCGAGAGCGCTGGGGCGCAGTTCGGGCAGGTCGAGGCCATCGTCGCCAGAGTCTTCGTCGGCGGCTACGGCGGTCGGCAGGGTCGCCCAGGGCAGGCCTTCGCCGCCGGCCGCGGCCTCGTCGCCGGCTCCCGGAACAGGGACGTGGACCGTGTTGTCGCGGCTCTTCGGGGGTACCGCGGAACGGCTCAACGGCAGCGGCGGGGTGTCATCGAAGACCGTGGCGAACACCCGGTCGAAGAGGGCGAGATCGTCATGACGGCGGACCAGCGACACCCGGGCCGTCCAGTAGAGGACGGTCCGGGACGTCGGAGGGCTGGCGCCGAGGGCCCGGACCAGGTCGCCGGTCTCGGTTATGCCGACACGCAGGCCGGCGCGACGCAGACGGGCCGCGAACGCGACGGCGAACGCGGCCCGGTCCGTGCCGCGCAGCAGGACCGGGGCGGGTTCAGCCGCGGGCAACGAACCAGACGATCACGGCGGCGACCACGACAGCGCCGATGGCGACCGGGATGACCCGCTTGTAGATCGAACTGCCGGCGACGGCGAGCAGATCGATTGCCTCCGGTTCGGCGGTCTGAAGGGTGCGCTCGGCGGACGGCGCGGCCGACGAGCCGGCCGCCGCATCGGCGGCCGCGGGCGCCGGGGACACGGCGGCAAGGTCGGCGTCGGGAGTACGGAGGGGGGCGACCGGCTCGAGGGTGCCCTCGGCTGTCCGCAGGCGACCGGCCGACTGGTCGACTTCGCCGGCGGACGGGTCCGGGGCGATCGCCGGAGCGGTGACGTCGCTGTTCTCCGGCACGGCGGGAGTGCTTTCACCCGGAGCCACGGCGGAGTCAGGGGCGATCGCTACCGCGGAATCAGGCGCGGTGGCGACCGCGGCGTCGGAGGCGGTCGTCGCCCCAGCGTCCGAAGCGGTCGTTGCCGCGGCGTCGGAGGCGATGGTGACCGCGCCATCGGAAGCGCCTGAGACGGGTGTGGCCGCAGCAGGCTCGGTAGAGACAGCCACGGAAGGGGCGGTGGATGCGGCGGGCGTGGCGGCCACGGAAGGGGCAGCGGATGCGGTGGGGGTGGCGGCGGCCGCGGCGTCGGTGGCCAGCTTGGACTCCAGGTTGGTCACGAACTGGGTCAGCAGCTTCGAGGAGACCTCCTTGATCATGCCGCTACCGAACTGGGCCAGCTTGCCGCTGATCTTGAGATCGGTGTCCACCGAGACCCTCGTGGTGGTCGGAGATTCGGCGGTGAGGGAGGCGCTGACCACTGCGGCCGCGTTTCCGGCGGAGCGGGCGTCTCGGCCCTTCGCGTCGATCACCGCTCGGTAGGCGGCTTCGTCCATGGCGGTGAACTGGGCGGTTCCGGTGAACTCGGAGATCACCGGGCCCACCTTGACCTTCACCTTGCCCTTGTAGACGTCACCCTCCACGCCGGTGAGCTGGGCGCCGGGCATGCACGGGGCGATGCCTTCGAGGTCGGTGAGGACCTTCCACGCCTGGTCGACCGGGATCTGCACGGTGAACTCGTTGGTGATCTTCATTGGGGGTTCTCCTGAGAAACGGCAGAAGCAGCAGAAACGGAAGTGGCGGCGGAAACCGAAGGGACGCCGGCGGAGGAGGCGGCCGCGGGAACGGCCGCTGCGATCGTGTGGCGGTCGTCCGGGGTTTTGGCGATGGTGCCGAGAGTTCGCAGGGTGTCGCTCGGGGCGAGCTCGGTGGCGCCGAGAGCGGCCAGCGCGGACACCCAGTCGATGGTCTCGGCCAGGCCCGGGGCCTTGTCCAGGTCCAGCGCGCGGACCCGGCCGATGAACTCGGTGGCGTCGCGGATCAGTGGCGCGGACGCTTCCGGGACGGCTCGGCGCACGATGGCGGCGGCCTGAACCGGAGAGGGGAAGTCGATCCAGTGGTAGAGGCATCGGCGGCGCAGCGCGTCGTGCAGGTCGCGGCTCCGGTTCGAGGTGAGGACCACGACCGGGGGGCGGGTGGCGGCGAAGGTGCCGAGCTCCGGAATGGTGACGGCGGCTTCGCCGAGGAATTCGAAGAGGAGCGCCTCGAACTCGTCGTCGGCCCGGTCGATCTCGTCGATGAGGAGCACCGGCGGGGTGGGCCCGTCGTGGCGGACGGCTCGCAGGATCGGCCGTTCGAGCAGGAACTCGTCGGTGAACAGGGAGGCGTCGTCGGTGGCCTGGCCGAGCCGGATGTGCAGGAGCTGCCGCTGGTAGTTCCACTCGTAGAGGGCTTCACCGGCGGTCAGGCCCTCGTAACACTGCAA of the Actinoplanes sichuanensis genome contains:
- a CDS encoding SRPBCC family protein; the protein is MKITNEFTVQIPVDQAWKVLTDLEGIAPCMPGAQLTGVEGDVYKGKVKVKVGPVISEFTGTAQFTAMDEAAYRAVIDAKGRDARSAGNAAAVVSASLTAESPTTTRVSVDTDLKISGKLAQFGSGMIKEVSSKLLTQFVTNLESKLATDAAAAATPTASAAPSVAATPAASTAPSVAVSTEPAAATPVSGASDGAVTIASDAAATTASDAGATTASDAAVATAPDSAVAIAPDSAVAPGESTPAVPENSDVTAPAIAPDPSAGEVDQSAGRLRTAEGTLEPVAPLRTPDADLAAVSPAPAAADAAAGSSAAPSAERTLQTAEPEAIDLLAVAGSSIYKRVIPVAIGAVVVAAVIVWFVARG
- a CDS encoding AAA family ATPase, translated to MKNPEEVVQRLDAVDYLADEGLAMAVFLALRLGKPLLLEGEPGVGKTAAAKALAQALDTPFIRLQCYEGLTAGEALYEWNYQRQLLHIRLGQATDDASLFTDEFLLERPILRAVRHDGPTPPVLLIDEIDRADDEFEALLFEFLGEAAVTIPELGTFAATRPPVVVLTSNRSRDLHDALRRRCLYHWIDFPSPVQAAAIVRRAVPEASAPLIRDATEFIGRVRALDLDKAPGLAETIDWVSALAALGATELAPSDTLRTLGTIAKTPDDRHTIAAAVPAAASSAGVPSVSAATSVSAASAVSQENPQ
- a CDS encoding vWA domain-containing protein, whose product is MPAAEPAPVLLRGTDRAAFAVAFAARLRRAGLRVGITETGDLVRALGASPPTSRTVLYWTARVSLVRRHDDLALFDRVFATVFDDTPPLPLSRSAVPPKSRDNTVHVPVPGAGDEAAAGGEGLPWATLPTAVAADEDSGDDGLDLPELRPSALAALAAVPFEDLDQPQTEALGAALRAALTDWPHRRGRRHRADPAGRRVALRATIARARRTGWEAITVVRERPLPKPRRVVMLCDVSESMRAQAAAYLQLMRAFTTVADAEVFAFATRLTRLTVPLRHTSPREAVDQAGAAVDDRFGGTRIATNIATLLDSHHGDTVRGGVVIVASDGWDSDPPEAMTAAMTRLRRRAHSILWLNPRAGTPGWAPRVGAMAAALPFCDHLLPAATFTDLTEAIHHLRHLTRPPAFRSDLTALPPSAV
- a CDS encoding epoxide hydrolase family protein, with amino-acid sequence MTAIRPFRIDISDTDLEDLRDRLGRTRWTPEIPGQGWQRGVPVDYLRGLAAYWAGEFDWRAAEARLNALPQFLTEVDGQTLHFAHVRAADPTATPLLITHDWPASFAVYLPVVEALREHFHLVLMSNPGVGYSGPLTTAGWTTSRTAAAFHEVMARLGYERYGVQGTGGGAATAVEMGRQQPGKVIGVHVNGHITFPSDDPSDFADLTEAEQGRLGRLQEFRDDKMGFNVIQSTRPQTLAHGLHDSPAGQLAWIIEKFKEWTDPAADLPEDAVDRDLLLTNVSLYWFTGTAGSSANLYWEMAHDPAAWAPKPKSTVPLGVALGVTDVTIRRFAERDAPVTHWTELPAGGNFLSAEQPKLFSDDVRDFFGAL